From a single Mycolicibacterium moriokaense genomic region:
- a CDS encoding class I SAM-dependent RNA methyltransferase, giving the protein MTDESAELTLTVGPPANGGSCVARHDGRVVFVRYALPGETVRARVVSDHGSYRHADVVEVIEPSADRVDSICPIAGVDGAGCCDMAFAEPTAVRRLKGAVVANQLVRLGGYEWRAENDATAEPVGDGGVTGWRTRVRLDTSPQGRAGFHRYHSAELVTDLHCAQLPSGMLDGIHDWVWPHGAHVHVVIDDDGERHVVQSGPRVGRRTTTHVIEGQYEAVQRVGERVWRVPVTAFWQAHRNAPQMYSDLVSDWAQLQPGMTAWDLYGGAGVFAAVLAQAVGETGEVVTVDTSRGASRSARTALADLGWVTVVTDSVRRALTAQRRRPDVAVLDPPRTGAGREVIDLLADADVPRVIHIGCEAASFARDVGLYRGHGYAVEELRVFDSFPLTHHVECVAVLTR; this is encoded by the coding sequence TTGACCGACGAGTCTGCGGAACTCACGCTGACCGTGGGGCCGCCTGCGAACGGCGGCAGCTGTGTCGCGCGCCATGACGGTCGGGTGGTCTTCGTTCGTTATGCCTTGCCCGGCGAGACGGTCCGGGCCCGCGTGGTGTCCGATCACGGGTCATACCGGCACGCCGACGTGGTCGAGGTCATCGAGCCGTCCGCGGACCGGGTCGACTCGATCTGCCCGATCGCGGGTGTGGACGGTGCCGGCTGCTGCGACATGGCGTTCGCCGAGCCGACGGCGGTGCGGCGGCTGAAGGGTGCGGTGGTCGCCAACCAGCTGGTCCGGCTGGGCGGCTACGAATGGCGCGCCGAGAATGATGCGACGGCCGAACCGGTCGGCGATGGTGGCGTCACCGGCTGGCGGACCCGCGTGCGGCTGGACACCTCGCCGCAGGGCCGGGCCGGGTTCCATCGGTATCACAGCGCGGAGTTGGTCACCGATCTGCATTGCGCGCAGCTGCCGTCCGGCATGCTCGACGGAATCCACGACTGGGTCTGGCCTCACGGCGCCCATGTCCACGTGGTGATCGACGACGACGGTGAACGGCACGTCGTGCAGTCGGGTCCCCGGGTGGGCCGCAGGACCACCACGCATGTGATCGAGGGGCAGTACGAGGCGGTGCAACGGGTCGGCGAGCGGGTGTGGCGGGTGCCGGTGACGGCGTTCTGGCAGGCACACCGCAACGCCCCGCAGATGTACAGCGATCTGGTGTCCGACTGGGCCCAGCTGCAACCGGGCATGACCGCGTGGGATTTATATGGCGGCGCAGGGGTTTTCGCTGCGGTGCTGGCGCAGGCCGTCGGCGAGACGGGGGAGGTCGTCACCGTCGACACGTCCCGCGGGGCGTCGCGGTCGGCGCGCACGGCGCTGGCGGACCTGGGCTGGGTCACGGTGGTCACCGATTCCGTGCGGCGGGCGCTGACGGCGCAGCGGCGCCGGCCTGACGTCGCGGTGCTGGACCCGCCGCGGACCGGTGCCGGCCGCGAGGTGATCGACCTGCTGGCCGACGCCGACGTGCCACGGGTGATCCACATCGGTTGCGAGGCAGCCTCGTTCGCCCGCGATGTCGGCCTCTACCGAGGGCACGGGTATGCGGTCGAGGAGCTACGCGTGTTCGACTCATTTCCGCTGACGCATCATGTGGAATGCGTCGCAGTGCTGACCCGCTGA
- a CDS encoding protoporphyrinogen oxidase: protein MSTSYCVVGGGISGLVAAYRLRVSAGPDATITLFDPADRLGGILRTERIGGQPMDVGAEAFIARRPEVPALLAELGLAGKQIGTTGARPLIYSQARLHPLPTDTLQGIPAHAEALAGLVDDATLTWIRDEPGRPFSWRPGADPSVAGLVGQRFGEQVVARSVDPLLTGVYAGSSANIGVRSAVPTLAAALDRGAHSLTEAVRDALSASGPSVATGSVFGAVEGGYEVLVDELVRRSGIRWLQVAVVDVSRTQRGWEIVDDEGGRHHADAAVLAVPAPLLARLTTGVAPRTAAAAERIAVASSAVVALALPGGTPLPEQSGVLVAAGERLHAKAVTLTTRKWGSRGNVELLRLSYGRFGDTLARSAGDEDLLEWASQDLNTLFGVTVDPVDCRVQRWIDAMPQYGPGHGALVAELRAGLPPTLAVAGAFLDGIGVPACVAAATKAAASLATVARATNRT from the coding sequence GTGAGTACGTCGTATTGCGTTGTCGGCGGTGGCATTTCAGGCCTCGTCGCCGCCTACCGGCTGCGGGTGTCCGCGGGCCCGGACGCGACGATCACGCTGTTCGACCCCGCGGACCGACTGGGTGGCATCCTGCGCACCGAGCGGATCGGCGGCCAGCCGATGGACGTCGGCGCGGAGGCCTTCATCGCCCGTCGCCCGGAGGTGCCCGCGCTGCTGGCCGAGTTGGGCTTGGCCGGTAAACAGATCGGCACGACGGGTGCGCGCCCGCTGATTTACAGCCAGGCACGGCTGCACCCGCTGCCCACCGACACCTTGCAGGGCATTCCGGCGCACGCCGAGGCGCTGGCCGGACTCGTGGACGACGCCACCCTGACCTGGATCCGCGACGAGCCCGGCCGGCCGTTCAGCTGGCGCCCCGGGGCCGATCCCTCCGTCGCGGGGCTGGTGGGGCAGCGCTTCGGCGAACAGGTCGTGGCGCGCTCGGTCGACCCGCTGCTGACCGGCGTGTATGCGGGCTCATCGGCCAATATCGGGGTGCGCTCAGCCGTTCCGACGCTGGCCGCGGCGCTGGACCGCGGGGCCCACAGTCTGACCGAAGCCGTGCGCGACGCGCTGTCGGCGTCGGGGCCGTCGGTGGCCACCGGGTCGGTGTTCGGAGCCGTCGAGGGCGGCTACGAGGTGCTCGTCGACGAGTTGGTCCGACGGTCGGGTATCCGCTGGCTCCAGGTGGCCGTCGTAGACGTCAGTCGTACGCAGCGCGGCTGGGAGATCGTCGACGACGAGGGCGGGCGCCACCACGCCGACGCGGCGGTGTTGGCCGTCCCCGCGCCGCTGCTCGCCCGCCTCACCACGGGCGTGGCTCCGCGCACCGCGGCGGCGGCCGAGCGCATTGCGGTCGCGTCGAGCGCGGTGGTGGCGTTGGCGCTGCCCGGAGGTACGCCGCTGCCGGAGCAGTCCGGCGTGCTGGTCGCGGCCGGAGAACGGTTGCACGCCAAGGCCGTTACGTTGACGACGCGCAAGTGGGGGAGCCGCGGCAATGTCGAGCTGCTGCGGCTTTCGTACGGTCGGTTCGGGGACACGCTGGCGCGCAGCGCGGGCGACGAGGACCTGTTGGAGTGGGCGTCGCAGGATCTCAACACCCTCTTCGGGGTCACCGTGGATCCGGTCGACTGCCGCGTGCAGCGCTGGATCGACGCGATGCCGCAGTACGGACCTGGCCACGGGGCGCTCGTCGCCGAGCTGCGGGCGGGCCTGCCGCCGACGCTGGCCGTCGCGGGCGCATTTCTGGACGGCATCGGGGTGCCCGCGTGTGTGGCCGCGGCCACCAAGGCGGCGGCGTCGCTGGCGACCGTCGCGAGAGCGACGAATCGGACCTGA
- a CDS encoding DUF3000 domain-containing protein gives MNATTVRAEIELGPIRPPQRLAPYSYALGAEVRHPETAIVPERSEGDAFGRLILLHDPEGADAWDGTMRLVAYIQADLDSSEAVDPLLPEVAWSWLVEALESRAEHVTALGGTVTATTSVRYGDISGPPRAHQLELRASWTATSLQLGPHVEAFCEVLEHAAGLPPTGVTDLSSRTRA, from the coding sequence ATGAATGCCACCACCGTCCGAGCGGAGATCGAACTCGGTCCAATTCGGCCGCCCCAACGGCTCGCGCCCTACAGCTACGCGCTGGGCGCGGAGGTGCGCCATCCCGAGACGGCCATTGTGCCCGAACGCTCCGAGGGCGACGCGTTCGGCCGGCTGATCCTGCTGCATGACCCCGAGGGCGCTGATGCGTGGGACGGCACAATGAGGCTCGTGGCGTACATCCAGGCCGACCTGGACTCCAGCGAGGCCGTCGACCCGCTGCTGCCGGAAGTGGCGTGGAGTTGGCTCGTCGAGGCTCTGGAGTCGCGGGCCGAACACGTCACCGCTCTTGGCGGCACCGTCACCGCCACCACGTCGGTGCGCTACGGCGACATCTCCGGCCCGCCGCGCGCCCACCAGCTGGAACTGCGGGCGTCATGGACGGCCACGTCACTGCAGTTGGGGCCGCATGTTGAGGCGTTCTGCGAGGTGCTCGAGCACGCCGCTGGTCTGCCCCCGACCGGGGTCACCGACCTGAGTTCCCGCACGCGCGCCTGA
- a CDS encoding ArsB/NhaD family transporter gives MAILAVSIFVVAYALIASDKINKTLVALVGAGIVLALGIVDADGAFYNAETGIDWNVIFLLFGMMIIVGVLRQTGVFEYVAIWAAKRAGGSPLRIMILLTLVTAVASAFLDNVTTVLLIAPVTLLVCDRLQINPVPFLIAEVLASNIGGAATLVGDPPNIIIASRGGLSFNDFLIHMTPIVVIVMAAFVALIPIIFRGSFDVDPDRVADVMTLNEREAIRDPRLLIKCGVVLVLVFAGFIAHSAIHVEPSIVALIGAGVLVVISRLDREDYLASVEWETLLFFAGLFIMVGALVKTGVVEQLARSAVEVTGGDPLATVMLILGVSAPVSGIIDNIPYAATMTPIVAELSNSLTDFAHPHALWWALALGADFGGNLTAVGASANVVMLGIARRAGNPISFWEFTRKGFLITVISVALSALYLWLRYFVFG, from the coding sequence ATGGCCATACTCGCGGTCTCCATCTTCGTCGTCGCCTATGCGCTGATCGCCAGCGACAAGATCAACAAGACCCTCGTCGCACTGGTCGGCGCGGGCATCGTGCTCGCGCTCGGCATCGTCGATGCCGACGGTGCCTTCTACAACGCCGAGACGGGAATCGATTGGAATGTCATCTTCCTGCTGTTCGGGATGATGATCATCGTCGGCGTGCTGCGCCAGACCGGGGTGTTCGAGTACGTCGCGATCTGGGCGGCCAAGCGTGCCGGAGGGTCGCCGCTGCGCATCATGATCCTGCTGACGCTCGTCACCGCGGTCGCGTCGGCGTTCCTGGACAACGTGACGACGGTCCTGCTGATCGCTCCGGTCACGCTGCTGGTGTGCGACCGGCTTCAGATCAACCCGGTGCCCTTCCTGATCGCCGAGGTGCTCGCGTCGAACATCGGCGGGGCCGCCACTCTCGTCGGCGATCCACCGAACATCATCATCGCCAGCCGAGGCGGGCTGAGCTTCAACGACTTCCTGATCCACATGACGCCGATCGTCGTCATCGTCATGGCCGCGTTCGTGGCGCTGATCCCGATCATCTTCCGCGGTTCCTTCGACGTCGATCCTGATCGGGTGGCTGACGTGATGACGCTCAACGAGCGTGAAGCCATTCGCGATCCACGCCTGCTGATCAAGTGCGGTGTCGTGCTGGTCCTGGTGTTCGCAGGGTTCATCGCGCATTCGGCGATCCACGTGGAGCCGTCCATCGTGGCGCTGATCGGCGCGGGCGTCCTTGTCGTCATCTCGCGACTGGACCGCGAGGACTATCTGGCGAGCGTCGAATGGGAGACACTGCTGTTCTTCGCGGGCCTGTTCATCATGGTGGGTGCGCTGGTGAAAACCGGTGTCGTCGAACAACTCGCACGGTCGGCGGTCGAAGTCACCGGCGGTGATCCGCTCGCCACCGTGATGCTGATACTCGGGGTATCCGCGCCGGTCTCCGGGATCATCGACAACATTCCGTACGCCGCGACGATGACGCCCATCGTCGCCGAACTGTCCAACAGCTTGACCGATTTCGCCCATCCGCACGCACTGTGGTGGGCGCTGGCGCTCGGCGCGGATTTCGGCGGCAACCTGACCGCCGTCGGTGCCAGCGCCAACGTCGTCATGCTCGGAATCGCCCGTCGGGCAGGCAATCCGATCTCGTTCTGGGAGTTCACCCGCAAGGGATTCCTGATCACCGTCATCTCCGTTGCGCTCTCGGCGCTGTACCTGTGGCTGCGCTACTTCGTCTTCGGCTAG
- the dxs gene encoding 1-deoxy-D-xylulose-5-phosphate synthase, giving the protein MLEQIRGPADLQHLTQSQMSDLAQEIREFLIHKVAATGGHLGPNLGVVELTLALHRVFDSPHDPIIFDTGHQSYVHKMLTGRSHDFDTLRKKDGLSGYPSRAESDHDWVESSHASSALSYADGLAKAFELSGHRNRHVVAVVGDGALTGGMCWEALNNIAAARRPVVIVVNDNGRSYAPTIGGFAEHLAGLRLQPGYEKVLEEGRKAVQKVPIIGEFCYQCMHSIKAGIKDALSPQVMFTDLGLKYVGPIDGHDEHAVENALRHARGFNAPVIVHVVTRKGMGYAPAENDEADQMHSCGVIDPETGLATSVPGPGWTSAFSEALISYAARRRDVVAITAAMPGPTGLSDFRKRFPDRFFDVGIAEQHAMTSAAGLAMGGMHPVVAIYSTFLNRAFDQIMMDVALHQLPVTMVLDRSGVTGPDGASHNGMWDLSMLGIVPGMRVAAPRDGTRLRDELGEALNVKDGPTAIRFPKGDVGEDIPAIDQRGGVDVLAVPADGLSDDVLVVAIGPFASMALAVAERLRNQGIGVTVVDPRWVLPVPAAIAELAAGHKLVVTIEDNGVAGGVGSAVSAALRRAEIDVPCRDVGLPQEFFAQASRGEVLADVGLTDRNIARQITGWVAAQGAATTAESEVSQRFD; this is encoded by the coding sequence ATGCTTGAACAGATCCGCGGTCCCGCAGATCTGCAGCACTTGACCCAGTCACAGATGAGTGATCTGGCGCAGGAAATCCGCGAATTCCTGATTCACAAGGTTGCTGCGACGGGTGGACACCTCGGCCCCAACCTCGGCGTGGTCGAGCTCACGCTGGCGCTGCACCGGGTGTTCGACTCGCCGCACGACCCGATCATCTTCGACACCGGGCACCAGTCCTACGTGCACAAGATGCTGACGGGTCGCAGCCACGACTTCGACACCCTGCGCAAGAAGGACGGGCTTTCGGGCTATCCCTCGCGCGCTGAGAGCGACCATGACTGGGTCGAGTCCAGCCACGCCAGCTCCGCTTTGTCCTACGCCGACGGGCTGGCCAAGGCCTTCGAGCTCTCCGGCCACCGCAACCGCCACGTGGTCGCCGTCGTCGGCGACGGCGCCCTGACCGGCGGCATGTGCTGGGAGGCGCTGAACAACATCGCCGCCGCGCGGCGCCCGGTCGTCATCGTCGTCAACGACAACGGCCGCAGCTACGCGCCCACCATCGGCGGCTTCGCCGAGCATTTGGCGGGCCTTCGCCTGCAGCCGGGCTACGAGAAGGTGCTCGAGGAGGGCCGCAAGGCCGTACAGAAGGTGCCGATCATCGGCGAGTTCTGCTACCAGTGCATGCACAGCATCAAGGCGGGCATCAAGGACGCGTTGTCGCCACAGGTGATGTTCACCGACCTCGGCCTGAAGTACGTCGGCCCCATCGACGGCCATGACGAGCACGCGGTGGAGAACGCGCTGCGGCACGCGCGCGGCTTCAATGCGCCCGTGATCGTGCACGTCGTTACCCGCAAGGGCATGGGATACGCCCCGGCCGAGAACGACGAGGCCGACCAGATGCACTCATGCGGCGTCATCGACCCCGAGACCGGGTTGGCGACGTCGGTGCCCGGCCCCGGTTGGACGTCGGCGTTCTCCGAGGCGCTGATCTCCTATGCGGCCCGCCGCCGTGACGTCGTGGCCATTACCGCCGCGATGCCCGGCCCAACGGGGCTTTCCGACTTCCGCAAGCGTTTCCCAGACAGGTTCTTCGACGTCGGCATCGCCGAGCAGCATGCGATGACATCCGCCGCCGGCCTGGCGATGGGTGGCATGCATCCGGTGGTCGCCATCTACTCGACGTTCCTCAACCGGGCCTTCGACCAGATCATGATGGACGTCGCGCTGCACCAGCTGCCGGTCACGATGGTGCTGGACCGCTCGGGCGTGACGGGCCCGGACGGCGCCAGCCACAACGGCATGTGGGACCTGTCGATGCTGGGCATCGTTCCGGGCATGCGGGTGGCCGCGCCGCGCGACGGCACCCGCCTGCGCGACGAGCTCGGCGAGGCGCTCAACGTCAAGGACGGGCCGACCGCCATTCGCTTCCCGAAAGGCGATGTCGGCGAGGACATTCCGGCGATTGATCAGCGAGGCGGGGTCGACGTCCTGGCTGTCCCAGCCGACGGCTTGTCCGACGACGTCCTGGTGGTCGCGATCGGGCCGTTCGCGTCAATGGCCTTGGCGGTCGCCGAGCGGCTGCGTAACCAGGGCATCGGCGTCACGGTGGTCGACCCGCGGTGGGTGCTTCCGGTGCCGGCGGCCATCGCGGAGTTGGCTGCCGGGCACAAGCTGGTCGTCACGATCGAGGACAACGGTGTGGCAGGTGGCGTCGGGTCGGCGGTGTCGGCGGCGCTGCGGCGAGCCGAGATCGACGTGCCGTGTCGCGACGTCGGGTTGCCGCAGGAGTTCTTCGCGCAGGCTTCGCGCGGTGAGGTGCTCGCCGACGTCGGGCTGACCGACCGCAACATCGCCCGCCAGATCACCGGTTGGGTGGCCGCGCAGGGCGCCGCCACCACCGCCGAGAGCGAAGTCAGCCAGCGCTTCGACTAG
- a CDS encoding CBS domain-containing protein has product MHAEQFVEDFPVVTVDSTALDAARTLAEHRLPGIVVTDTSGHPYAVLPASQVVRFIVPTYVQDDPSLAGVIDETWADKAAEKLAGKSVRDVLPEHLEDIPAANADDTIIEVAALMARLHSPLVAVVKDGQLQGVITASRLLAAAMGV; this is encoded by the coding sequence ATGCACGCTGAGCAATTCGTCGAGGACTTTCCCGTCGTCACGGTCGACTCCACGGCGCTGGACGCCGCACGCACACTCGCCGAGCACCGACTGCCCGGCATCGTCGTCACCGACACATCGGGTCACCCATACGCTGTACTGCCCGCATCGCAGGTCGTGCGCTTCATCGTGCCCACCTATGTCCAGGATGATCCGTCGCTCGCCGGTGTGATCGATGAGACGTGGGCGGACAAGGCCGCCGAGAAGCTTGCGGGCAAATCGGTGCGCGACGTCCTGCCCGAGCATCTCGAGGACATTCCCGCGGCCAACGCCGACGACACGATCATCGAGGTCGCCGCGCTCATGGCGCGGTTACACAGCCCCCTTGTCGCGGTCGTTAAGGACGGGCAACTGCAGGGCGTGATCACCGCGTCGCGTCTGCTGGCCGCCGCGATGGGCGTCTGA
- the nhaA gene encoding Na+/H+ antiporter NhaA: protein MTSPLRLLTRGSWSETQRFSEILRKETIGGLLLLAAAGLALGWANSPWSGAYRAASEYAIGPQALHLDLSVSAWAADGLLAIFFFVVGLELKREFVAGDLRDPRRAALPIAAAIGGMVVPAAIYIGINLAAGRPEHLDGWAVPIATDIAFALAVLAVLSTHLPTALRTFLLTLAVVDDLLAITVIAVFYTDHLALGPLALAVLPIALFGIAVQRGVHHWWLLVPLAVAAWALVHASGVHATVAGVVLGFTVPVAGRHGQPTAERFEHAMRPLSAGLAVPIFAFFASGVTVGGWSGLGDSLLHPVADGVIAGLVIGKPLGVFLTAFLLAKFTKASLDDNLAWRDVLGVSLLAGMGFTVSLLIGELAFGHGTPAGDHVKIGVLVGSVVAGALASVVLLSRNATYRRIYELETADDDHDGVPDINESQQD, encoded by the coding sequence ATGACATCCCCTTTGCGATTGCTGACGCGCGGATCATGGTCGGAGACACAACGTTTTTCCGAGATCCTGCGAAAAGAAACCATTGGGGGACTGCTGCTTCTGGCCGCCGCGGGGCTCGCGCTGGGTTGGGCGAACTCCCCGTGGTCCGGCGCCTACCGCGCCGCATCGGAGTACGCGATCGGTCCGCAGGCGTTGCACCTCGACTTGTCCGTATCGGCCTGGGCCGCCGACGGACTGCTGGCCATCTTCTTCTTCGTGGTCGGACTGGAACTCAAACGCGAATTCGTCGCGGGCGACTTGCGTGATCCGCGCCGCGCTGCGCTGCCGATTGCAGCGGCCATCGGCGGAATGGTCGTCCCGGCCGCGATCTACATCGGAATCAACCTTGCGGCCGGCAGGCCGGAGCACCTCGACGGCTGGGCGGTACCGATCGCCACGGACATCGCATTCGCGTTGGCGGTGCTGGCGGTGCTGTCGACTCACCTGCCGACCGCGCTGCGCACGTTTCTGCTGACGCTGGCCGTCGTCGACGACCTCCTCGCGATCACCGTCATCGCGGTGTTCTACACCGACCATCTCGCGCTCGGGCCATTGGCATTGGCGGTGCTGCCGATTGCCCTGTTCGGGATCGCTGTGCAGCGCGGCGTGCACCATTGGTGGCTACTGGTGCCGCTCGCCGTCGCCGCGTGGGCGCTGGTACACGCCAGCGGAGTACATGCCACCGTTGCGGGGGTCGTGCTCGGCTTCACAGTGCCGGTGGCGGGGCGGCATGGGCAACCGACTGCTGAGCGGTTCGAACACGCCATGCGCCCGCTGTCCGCCGGTCTCGCGGTGCCGATCTTCGCCTTCTTCGCTTCAGGGGTGACGGTCGGCGGCTGGTCGGGACTCGGGGATTCGCTGCTTCACCCCGTCGCCGACGGCGTCATCGCCGGCCTGGTCATCGGCAAGCCCCTCGGGGTGTTTCTCACCGCGTTTCTGCTGGCCAAGTTCACCAAGGCCAGCCTCGACGACAACCTCGCCTGGCGTGACGTCCTCGGGGTGTCGCTGCTGGCCGGCATGGGATTCACAGTTTCGTTATTGATCGGGGAACTGGCCTTCGGGCACGGCACCCCGGCCGGCGACCACGTCAAGATCGGAGTACTCGTCGGGTCCGTTGTCGCAGGTGCGCTGGCATCCGTGGTGCTGCTGAGCCGAAATGCGACATACCGACGCATCTATGAACTCGAGACCGCGGACGATGATCATGACGGTGTGCCCGACATCAACGAGTCTCAGCAGGACTGA
- a CDS encoding ribonuclease D, which yields MAEPDESGSEVEPEATPLLAPHDGVPDLAVSPREIKDAAELLASGDGPFAVDAERASGFRYSNRAYLIQIRRAGAGTVLIDPVNHGEDPVATLAPVAEVLATDEWVLHAADQDLPCLAEIGMRPTKLYDTELAGRLAGYDKVNLAAMVQRLLGLQLMKGHGAADWSQRPLPHEWLNYAALDVEVLLDLRDAVASVLEEQHKSDWAAEEFEHLRMFEGAPTRRDRWRRTSGIHKVRDARALAAVRELWLTRDHIAQRRDIAPGRILPDSAIINAATVDPDTVEKLTALPIFGGSRQRRMAHVWLEALARARTTDDPPASAEPSTGPPPASRWARRKPEAAVRLEAARSRIADLAQRVSVPMENVVTPEIVRRLCWDWQPLSTAEETEAVIDKFLREAGVRPWQRQLADPVLTEALFPDPTAAETIPGSRVGPEGS from the coding sequence ATGGCCGAACCCGATGAGTCGGGCTCGGAAGTCGAGCCGGAAGCCACCCCCTTGCTTGCGCCGCACGACGGCGTCCCCGACCTGGCTGTCAGCCCGCGCGAGATCAAAGACGCCGCCGAACTCCTGGCGTCCGGGGACGGGCCGTTCGCGGTGGACGCCGAGCGCGCCTCGGGTTTCCGGTACTCCAATCGCGCGTACCTGATTCAGATCCGGCGGGCCGGCGCGGGCACGGTGCTGATCGACCCCGTCAACCATGGCGAAGACCCGGTCGCCACGCTTGCTCCGGTCGCTGAAGTGCTGGCCACCGATGAGTGGGTGCTGCACGCCGCCGACCAGGACCTGCCCTGCCTGGCCGAGATCGGTATGCGGCCGACGAAGCTGTACGACACCGAGCTCGCCGGACGGCTGGCCGGGTACGACAAGGTAAACCTGGCCGCGATGGTGCAGCGGCTGCTGGGCCTGCAGTTGATGAAGGGCCACGGTGCCGCGGACTGGTCGCAGCGGCCGCTCCCGCACGAGTGGCTGAACTACGCCGCGCTGGACGTCGAGGTGCTGCTCGATCTGCGTGACGCCGTTGCGTCCGTTTTGGAAGAGCAGCACAAATCCGACTGGGCTGCAGAGGAATTCGAGCATCTGCGGATGTTCGAAGGGGCGCCGACGCGTCGGGACCGCTGGCGCCGCACATCGGGCATTCACAAAGTGCGCGATGCCCGTGCGCTGGCGGCGGTGCGAGAACTGTGGCTGACCCGCGATCACATCGCGCAGCGCCGCGATATCGCGCCGGGTCGCATTCTCCCCGATTCGGCGATCATCAACGCGGCGACTGTCGACCCCGATACCGTCGAAAAGCTCACCGCCCTACCGATTTTCGGCGGCTCCAGGCAACGCCGGATGGCCCATGTGTGGCTGGAGGCGCTTGCCCGTGCCCGCACCACCGACGATCCGCCCGCGTCGGCGGAGCCGTCGACCGGGCCTCCGCCTGCATCGCGGTGGGCCCGCCGCAAGCCCGAGGCGGCGGTGCGGTTGGAGGCGGCGCGGTCGCGTATCGCCGATCTGGCGCAACGGGTTTCGGTGCCGATGGAGAACGTCGTCACGCCGGAGATCGTGCGCCGGTTGTGCTGGGACTGGCAACCGCTGTCGACCGCCGAGGAGACCGAGGCGGTGATCGACAAGTTCCTGCGCGAGGCCGGGGTGCGGCCGTGGCAGCGTCAGCTCGCCGACCCGGTCCTGACGGAGGCGCTGTTCCCCGACCCCACCGCCGCCGAAACTATCCCCGGCTCACGCGTGGGCCCAGAGGGATCGTGA
- the hemE gene encoding uroporphyrinogen decarboxylase: protein MTTRRDLPDSPYLAAARGHKPSRVPVWLMRQAGRSLPEYRELRAKNTMMQACFDADLITEITLQPVRRHGVDAAILFSDIVVPLRAAGIALDIVPDVGPVIDHPVRTLADVNAIKPLEPQQVAPVAKAVGQLVAELGEVPLIGFAGAPFTLASYLVEGGPSRNHERTKAMMLGDPDTWHALMAKLTDVTIAFLQMQVNAGADAIQLFDSWAGTLSLADYRTYVLPHSTRVFATLTDAGVPMTHFGVGTAELLGAMSEAVSGHGAPAVVGVDWRTALTDAAARVAPGTALQGNLDPVVLLAGWPVVDRAARAVVEDGRRAIDAGVSGHIFNLGHGVLPATDPGVITDLVALVHSL, encoded by the coding sequence ATGACTACCCGCCGTGACCTGCCCGACTCGCCCTATCTCGCCGCCGCTCGCGGCCACAAGCCGAGCCGCGTGCCGGTGTGGTTGATGCGGCAGGCCGGACGTTCGCTGCCCGAGTACCGGGAACTGCGGGCCAAGAACACGATGATGCAGGCGTGCTTCGACGCCGATCTGATCACCGAGATCACCCTGCAGCCGGTCCGCAGGCACGGCGTGGACGCGGCCATTCTGTTCTCCGACATCGTCGTACCGCTGCGGGCCGCGGGCATCGCGCTCGACATCGTGCCCGACGTCGGGCCGGTCATCGATCATCCGGTGCGCACCCTCGCCGACGTCAACGCCATCAAACCGCTTGAGCCGCAGCAGGTTGCCCCCGTCGCGAAAGCCGTCGGGCAACTGGTGGCCGAGTTGGGCGAGGTGCCGCTCATCGGGTTCGCGGGTGCGCCGTTCACCCTTGCCTCTTACCTCGTGGAGGGCGGCCCGAGCCGCAACCACGAGCGCACCAAGGCGATGATGCTCGGCGATCCCGACACCTGGCACGCGCTGATGGCCAAGCTCACCGATGTGACTATCGCCTTCCTCCAGATGCAGGTCAATGCGGGTGCGGACGCGATCCAGCTGTTCGATTCCTGGGCCGGGACGCTCTCGCTGGCCGACTACCGCACGTACGTGCTGCCGCACAGCACGCGGGTGTTTGCGACGTTGACCGACGCCGGGGTGCCGATGACCCATTTCGGGGTGGGCACCGCCGAACTGCTGGGCGCCATGTCGGAGGCCGTCTCGGGGCACGGCGCCCCCGCGGTCGTGGGCGTGGACTGGCGCACGGCGTTGACCGACGCCGCGGCCCGCGTCGCGCCCGGGACGGCGCTGCAGGGCAACCTCGATCCGGTGGTGTTGCTCGCCGGCTGGCCGGTCGTCGACCGCGCGGCCCGCGCCGTCGTCGAGGACGGCCGCCGCGCCATCGACGCCGGGGTGAGCGGCCACATCTTCAATCTCGGCCACGGCGTGCTGCCCGCCACCGACCCCGGCGTCATCACGGATCTGGTGGCCCTGGTGCATTCGCTGTGA